A stretch of the Argentina anserina chromosome 6, drPotAnse1.1, whole genome shotgun sequence genome encodes the following:
- the LOC126799810 gene encoding uncharacterized protein LOC126799810, with protein sequence MAGLWDPHPNSTLSRTTSSSSSSSFGGYFMDHQNNQSCYNYVMMEKMEKRQLFLRSYQFCRKKSLTEKIKGSLVRVKRVICLRLRNAKKLRKSVCFRLRYGFSFRRRRLCRLLNYYRHNKKCDNSYCFW encoded by the coding sequence ATGGCCGGCCTGTGGGATCCGCATCCTAACTCAACTCTCAGCAGAACCACTTCATCgagtagtagtagtagctTTGGCGGGTACTTCATGGATCATCAGAACAATCAGAGCTGTTATAACTACGTGATGATGGAGAAGATGGAGAAGAGGCAGCTTTTCCTTAGAAGCTACCAGTTCTGCAGGAAGAAGAGTCTGACGGAGAAGATCAAAGGGTCTTTGGTTAGAGTGAAGAGGGTCATATGCTTGAGGCTGCGTAACGCTAAGAAGCTTAGGAAATCAGTCTGCTTTAGACTCCGGTATGGATTCTCTTTCCGGCGAAGAAGATTATGCCGACTCTTGAATTACTACCGCCATAACAAGAAATGCGATAACTCTTATTGCTTCTGGTAG
- the LOC126798259 gene encoding uncharacterized protein LOC126798259: MAESVPIYLSIIAFLCTCGAIALAVIHIYRHLMNYTEPTYQRYIVRIIFMVPVYALMSFLSLVIPAGSIYFSSIREVYEAWVIYNFLSLCLAWVGGPGSVVISLTGRVIKPSWALMTCCFPPIPLDGRFIRRCKQGCLQFVILKPALAAITLILYAKGKYADGNFSPNQSYLYLTMIYTVSYSMALYALALFYVACRDLLQPFNPVPKFIIIKSVVFLTYWQGVLVFLAAKTGLIKNAADAAEYQNFIICVEMLLAAVGHLYAFPYKEYAGANIGASGDLTGSLAHAVKLNDFYHDTVHQFAPTYHDYVLYNSAEGDEGKRKYRSRTFVPTGPEMDAVRRNKNIFGNNKLDEIQLSSLSSSSSSTPDTSGRMPVPVPPPNADAMKSSLLVDTSNSALVPYDMSLIDLDLSSYPTKVTPANEGTR; this comes from the exons ATGGCGGAATCGGTGCCAATCTACCTGAGCATTATTGCGTTTCTCTGCACTTGTGGAGCCATTGCCTTGGCCGTTATACACATCTACAGGCACCTCATGAATTACACGGAGCCGACATATCAGCGTTACATTGTTCGCATCATTTTTATGGTTCCG GTATACGCGTTAATGTCTTTCTTATCCCTTGTTATACCTGCGGGCTCCATCTACTTTAGTTCCATCCGGGAAGT CTATGAAGCTTGGGTCATTTACAATTTTCTATCGCTGTGTTTAGCATGGGTTGGTGGCCCAGGGTCTGTCGTGATAAGTTTAACCGGTAGGGTTATAAAGCCTTCGTGGGCTCTGATGACGTGCTGCTTCCCTCCCATACCCCTGGACGG GCGTTTTATACGTAGATGCAAGCAAGGTTGTTTGCAGTTTGTGATTCTGAAGCCTGCATTAGCTGCCATTACTCTTATACTTTACGCAAAAGGGAAATATGCAGATGGAAACTTCAGTCCAAACCAGTCATACCTGTATCTCACCATGATCTATACAGTCTCATACTCGATGGCTCTTTACGCGCTGGCATTGTTCTATGTGGCTTGTAGAGATCTGCTTCAGCCTTTCAATCCTGTTCCAAAGTTTATCATAATCAAGTCTGTCGTTTTCCTTACTTATTGGCAG gGTGTGTTGGTTTTCCTTGCTGCAAAGACTGGGTTAATAAAGAATGCAGCAGATGCGGCTGAATATCAAAATTTCATAATATGCGTGGAGATGCTACTGGCTGCTGTCGGTCATCTATATGCATTTCCATACAAGGAGTATGCTGGTGCAAATATTGGTGCCTCTGGAGATCTCACTGGAAGCCTTGCTCATGCTGTAAAATTGAATGATTTTTACCATGATACTGTCCACCAG TTTGCCCCGACTTACCATGATTATGTACTCTACAACTCTGCTGAGGGTGATGAGGGAAAAAGAAAGTATCGATCACGCACATTTGTGCCGACTGGTCCAGAGATGGATGCTGTCAGAAGGAACAAGAACATCTTTGGCAACAACAAACTAGATGAAATACAGCTTTCCAGTCTCTCATCTTCTAGTTCAAGCACACCCGATACTTCTGGCCGCATGCCTGTGCCTGTGCCTCCTCCAAATGCAGATGCAATGAAATCTTCCCTGCTGGTTGATACCTCAAATTCCGCCTTAGTGCCATATGACATGTCACTTATTGACTTGGACTTGTCCAGTTACCCTACAAAGGTCACTCCAGCAAATGAAGGCACTAGGTGA
- the LOC126796652 gene encoding DEAD-box ATP-dependent RNA helicase 3, chloroplastic isoform X2 translates to MASIIGVSSIYYQTPCELIKRAAAPVSTATTATSSSGVSLAFPERQRAQHFNTVLRARSVFATQAIATPNSVLSEEAFKGLGGFSKDSLDSESEYESESEFVEPAAAASKDELALSKLGLPQRLVDSLERRGISALFPIQRAVLVPALEGRDIIARAKTGTGKTLAFGIPILKRLTEDDEQRGSRRSGYLPRVLVLAPTRELARQVEKEMKESAPYLNTVCVYGGVSYVTQQSALSRGVDVVVGTPGRLIDLINGGSLKLGEVQYLVLDEADQMLAVGFEDDVETILQRLPAQRQSMLFSATMPTWVKKLARKYLDNPLTIDLVGDQDEKLAEGIKLYALSTTNSSKRTILSDLITVYAKGGKTIVFTQTKRDADEVSMSLTASIASEALHGDISQHQRERTLNGFRQGKFTVLVATDVASRGLDIPNVDLVIHYELPNDSETFVHRSGRTGRAGKLGNAVLMFTNNQRRTVKTLERDVGCRFEFVTPPTVEEVLESSASHVVATLNGVHPESIKFFTPTAEKLIEEQGSNALAAALAQLSGFSRPPSSRSLISHEPGWTTLQIIRDPEFARGYLSARSVTGFLSDVYSAAADELGKIYLIADERVQGAVFDLPEEIAKELLKRQIPPGNSISKISKLPPLQDDGPVSDNYGRFSARDRSSRRGGSFGGRGGGGGRGGYRSSSRGGWGGSRDSSDGDYDFRSSRGSFNRSSSSRPRMTRSMDDDWLIGGTRTGRIPSRDRSFGGSCFNCGQSGHRASDCPSKKPGY, encoded by the exons ATGGCTTCTATCATCGGAGTTTCCTCTATATATTACCAGACTCCATGCGAGTTGATTAAAAGAGCCGCCGCGCCGGTATCAACCGCCACAACGGCGACGAGCAGCAGCGGCGTGTCGTTGGCGTTCCCGGAGAGGCAGAGGGCGCAGCACTTCAACACGGTGCTGAGAGCGAGGAGCGTTTTCGCTACGCAGGCGATTGCGACGCCGAACTCGGTGCTCAGTGAGGAGGCCTTCAAGGGGCTCGGGGGGTTCTCTAAGGACTCGCTCGACTCCGAGTCGGAGTATGAGTCGGAGAGCGAGTTCGTGGagccggcggcggcggcgagtAAAGACGAGCTGGCTCTTTCGAAATTGGGCTTGCCTCAGCGGCTTGTGGATAGTCTCGAGAGACGTGGCATTTCTGCTCTATTTCCCATTCAG AGAGCTGTGCTAGTACCGGCATTAGAAGGCAGAGACATTATAGCGCGTGCGAAGACTGGGACTGGGAAGACATTGGCCTTTGGGATTCCCATCCTTAAACGCCTGACAGAAGACGATGAACAGAGGGGTTCAAG GCGGTCTGGTTATCTTCCTAGAGTTCTGGTCCTTGCGCCTACTCGGGAGTTGGCAAGGCAAGTGGAGAAGGAGATGAAAGAATCTGCACCTTATCTGAACACGGTTTGTGTCTATGGAGGAGTTTCGTACGTAACACAACAGAGTGCTCTTTCGCGCGGGGTTGATGTAGTGGTCGGAACTCCCGGACGGCTTATTGACCTGATAAATGGGGGCAGCCTCAAGTTGGGTGAAGTTCAATATTTGGTACTTGATGAAGCTGATCAGATGCTTGCTGTTGGATTTGAGGATGATGTGGAAACAATTCTACAAAGGCTTCCAGCACAGAGGCAGAGCATGCTTTTTTCAGCAACTATGCCCACTTGGGTCAAAAAATTAGCACGGAAATACTTGGACAATCCATTGACGATTGATTTG GTTGGTGATCAAGATGAGAAGCTTGCAGAAGGGATCAAACTCTACGCTCTATCAACCACTAACTCTTCAAAACGGACTATTCTTAGTGATCTTATAACA GTTTATGCAAAGGGTGGGAAGACCATTGTTTTTACACAAACCAAACGTGATGCTGATGAAGTGTCAATGTCATTAACGGCTAGCATAGCTTCTGAAGCATTGCATGGTGATATTTCACAACATCAAAGGGAGAGAACCCTAAATGGTTTTCGGCAAGGGAAATTCACTGTGCTCGTTGCCACTGATGTTGCATCCCGTGGACTTGATATTCCCAACGTTGACTTG GTTATCCACTATGAACTTCCCAATGATTCAGAGACATTTGTACATCGCTCTGGTCGTACTGGACGTGCAGGGAAGCTCGGTAATGCTGTTCTGATGTTTACTAATAACCAGAGGAGAACAGTCAAAACTCTTGAGCGTGATGTGGGGTGTAGGTTTGAGTTTGTTACTCCACCAACAGTTGAAGAGGTGTTGGAGTCATCTGCTTCACATGTGGTCGCTACACTCAATGGAGTTCATCCTGAATCTATTAAATTTTTCACACCAACAGCAGAGAAACTGATTGAAGAACAGGGATCAAATGCTCTTGCTGCTGCGCTTGCACAGCTTAGTGGATTTTCCCGCCCTCCGTCATCCCGATCTCTAATCAGTCATGAGCCG GGTTGGACCACTTTGCAAATAATTCGGGATCCAGAGTTTGCTAGAGGTTACCTGTCTGCTAGATCTGTCACTGGGTTTCTTTCAGATGTCTATTCAGCAGCCGCTGATGAACTTGGAAAAATATATCTAATTGCAGATGAAAGG GTTCAAGGAGCAGTTTTTGATCTTCCAGAGGAGATTGCAAAAGAATTGCTGAAGAGGCAAATACCGCCTGGAAATAGTATTTCCAAGATAAGCAAG TTGCCTCCTCTGCAAGATGATGGTCCAGTGAGTGACAACTATGGCAGGTTTTCAGCTAGGGACAGGAGTAGTCGGCGTGGAGGTTCTTTTGGTGGACggggaggtggtggtggacgAGGAGGTTATAGAAGCAGCTCTAGGGGTGGATGGGGAGGCAGCCGAGATTCTAGTGATGGTGATTATGATTTTAGGAGTAGCAGAGGAAGTTTCAATAGATCTAGCAGCAGCCGACCTCGGATGACAAGAAGTATGGATGATGATTGGCTTATTGGTGGTACACGAACAGGCAGAATACCATCCCGAGACAG AAGCTTTGGAGGTTCCTGTTTCAACTGTGGCCAGTCTGGGCACAGGGCTTCAGACTGTCCTTCTAAGAAACCAGGATATTAG
- the LOC126796652 gene encoding DEAD-box ATP-dependent RNA helicase 3, chloroplastic isoform X1 — protein sequence MASIIGVSSIYYQTPCELIKRAAAPVSTATTATSSSGVSLAFPERQRAQHFNTVLRARSVFATQAIATPNSVLSEEAFKGLGGFSKDSLDSESEYESESEFVEPAAAASKDELALSKLGLPQRLVDSLERRGISALFPIQRAVLVPALEGRDIIARAKTGTGKTLAFGIPILKRLTEDDEQRGSRRSGYLPRVLVLAPTRELARQVEKEMKESAPYLNTVCVYGGVSYVTQQSALSRGVDVVVGTPGRLIDLINGGSLKLGEVQYLVLDEADQMLAVGFEDDVETILQRLPAQRQSMLFSATMPTWVKKLARKYLDNPLTIDLVGDQDEKLAEGIKLYALSTTNSSKRTILSDLITVYAKGGKTIVFTQTKRDADEVSMSLTASIASEALHGDISQHQRERTLNGFRQGKFTVLVATDVASRGLDIPNVDLVIHYELPNDSETFVHRSGRTGRAGKLGNAVLMFTNNQRRTVKTLERDVGCRFEFVTPPTVEEVLESSASHVVATLNGVHPESIKFFTPTAEKLIEEQGSNALAAALAQLSGFSRPPSSRSLISHEPGWTTLQIIRDPEFARGYLSARSVTGFLSDVYSAAADELGKIYLIADERVQGAVFDLPEEIAKELLKRQIPPGNSISKISKLPPLQDDGPVSDNYGRFSARDRSSRRGGSFGGRGGGGGRGGYRSSSRGGWGGSRDSSDGDYDFRSSRGSFNRSSSSRPRMTRSMDDDWLIGGTRTGRIPSRDSRSFGGSCFNCGQSGHRASDCPSKKPGY from the exons ATGGCTTCTATCATCGGAGTTTCCTCTATATATTACCAGACTCCATGCGAGTTGATTAAAAGAGCCGCCGCGCCGGTATCAACCGCCACAACGGCGACGAGCAGCAGCGGCGTGTCGTTGGCGTTCCCGGAGAGGCAGAGGGCGCAGCACTTCAACACGGTGCTGAGAGCGAGGAGCGTTTTCGCTACGCAGGCGATTGCGACGCCGAACTCGGTGCTCAGTGAGGAGGCCTTCAAGGGGCTCGGGGGGTTCTCTAAGGACTCGCTCGACTCCGAGTCGGAGTATGAGTCGGAGAGCGAGTTCGTGGagccggcggcggcggcgagtAAAGACGAGCTGGCTCTTTCGAAATTGGGCTTGCCTCAGCGGCTTGTGGATAGTCTCGAGAGACGTGGCATTTCTGCTCTATTTCCCATTCAG AGAGCTGTGCTAGTACCGGCATTAGAAGGCAGAGACATTATAGCGCGTGCGAAGACTGGGACTGGGAAGACATTGGCCTTTGGGATTCCCATCCTTAAACGCCTGACAGAAGACGATGAACAGAGGGGTTCAAG GCGGTCTGGTTATCTTCCTAGAGTTCTGGTCCTTGCGCCTACTCGGGAGTTGGCAAGGCAAGTGGAGAAGGAGATGAAAGAATCTGCACCTTATCTGAACACGGTTTGTGTCTATGGAGGAGTTTCGTACGTAACACAACAGAGTGCTCTTTCGCGCGGGGTTGATGTAGTGGTCGGAACTCCCGGACGGCTTATTGACCTGATAAATGGGGGCAGCCTCAAGTTGGGTGAAGTTCAATATTTGGTACTTGATGAAGCTGATCAGATGCTTGCTGTTGGATTTGAGGATGATGTGGAAACAATTCTACAAAGGCTTCCAGCACAGAGGCAGAGCATGCTTTTTTCAGCAACTATGCCCACTTGGGTCAAAAAATTAGCACGGAAATACTTGGACAATCCATTGACGATTGATTTG GTTGGTGATCAAGATGAGAAGCTTGCAGAAGGGATCAAACTCTACGCTCTATCAACCACTAACTCTTCAAAACGGACTATTCTTAGTGATCTTATAACA GTTTATGCAAAGGGTGGGAAGACCATTGTTTTTACACAAACCAAACGTGATGCTGATGAAGTGTCAATGTCATTAACGGCTAGCATAGCTTCTGAAGCATTGCATGGTGATATTTCACAACATCAAAGGGAGAGAACCCTAAATGGTTTTCGGCAAGGGAAATTCACTGTGCTCGTTGCCACTGATGTTGCATCCCGTGGACTTGATATTCCCAACGTTGACTTG GTTATCCACTATGAACTTCCCAATGATTCAGAGACATTTGTACATCGCTCTGGTCGTACTGGACGTGCAGGGAAGCTCGGTAATGCTGTTCTGATGTTTACTAATAACCAGAGGAGAACAGTCAAAACTCTTGAGCGTGATGTGGGGTGTAGGTTTGAGTTTGTTACTCCACCAACAGTTGAAGAGGTGTTGGAGTCATCTGCTTCACATGTGGTCGCTACACTCAATGGAGTTCATCCTGAATCTATTAAATTTTTCACACCAACAGCAGAGAAACTGATTGAAGAACAGGGATCAAATGCTCTTGCTGCTGCGCTTGCACAGCTTAGTGGATTTTCCCGCCCTCCGTCATCCCGATCTCTAATCAGTCATGAGCCG GGTTGGACCACTTTGCAAATAATTCGGGATCCAGAGTTTGCTAGAGGTTACCTGTCTGCTAGATCTGTCACTGGGTTTCTTTCAGATGTCTATTCAGCAGCCGCTGATGAACTTGGAAAAATATATCTAATTGCAGATGAAAGG GTTCAAGGAGCAGTTTTTGATCTTCCAGAGGAGATTGCAAAAGAATTGCTGAAGAGGCAAATACCGCCTGGAAATAGTATTTCCAAGATAAGCAAG TTGCCTCCTCTGCAAGATGATGGTCCAGTGAGTGACAACTATGGCAGGTTTTCAGCTAGGGACAGGAGTAGTCGGCGTGGAGGTTCTTTTGGTGGACggggaggtggtggtggacgAGGAGGTTATAGAAGCAGCTCTAGGGGTGGATGGGGAGGCAGCCGAGATTCTAGTGATGGTGATTATGATTTTAGGAGTAGCAGAGGAAGTTTCAATAGATCTAGCAGCAGCCGACCTCGGATGACAAGAAGTATGGATGATGATTGGCTTATTGGTGGTACACGAACAGGCAGAATACCATCCCGAGACAG TAGAAGCTTTGGAGGTTCCTGTTTCAACTGTGGCCAGTCTGGGCACAGGGCTTCAGACTGTCCTTCTAAGAAACCAGGATATTAG